From a single Sphaeramia orbicularis chromosome 4, fSphaOr1.1, whole genome shotgun sequence genomic region:
- the LOC115418275 gene encoding amyloid-beta A4 precursor protein-binding family A member 3, producing MDSDVCSADHPGPAPSETRQSDSALVDVDSPAVVIRQPGAEAEDLDSYNPIEPPPLDWRSDSSSEAGSVDDLDDPGFPPSEDSLDKAGPDRLVLVPLDASQTVVQPDVDQQEEVGNDTIQDDEEGGGGEETEQAKAEDEVEVEAAEEHEGASRLDDEDHSRIHSLLNRLQLMGEEPPPSRRTPPHFAQHQYSALSDLEACAPSLIPDDSETTGLLFSENHQRDLLGLLQCTDLSTPPRPPRGSNRGDVDAVVSVSYSHKDTQKYWENYGNVDQQRHRDDSLTSLPDDEYPEPVWMKVGEEPPEEEEEEASAVTESADDHPAYKDVPGPCDPEDLLDGVIFGAKYLGSTQIKSDKNPSTNARMTQAQEAVERIKAPEGESQPMTEVDLFISTQRIKVLTADTQEAMMDHPLQMISYIADIGDIVVLMARRKRKGQDADSSSASQKKCLMICHVFTSDDAQTIAQAIGQAFGVAYQQFLQANGIKASDLRPSEYSDFLENQELYNGDLAHFSDSQNLRDVVITKAPGEILGLAVVESGWGSILPTVVVANLLHGGPAERCSELSIGDRIMSVNGTSLVGLPITTCQNIIRDLKSQKYVKLSIVHCPPVTMAIIRRPDPKFQLGFSVEDGIICSLMRGGIAERGGIRVGHRIIEINGQSVVAMPHEKIIQTLTNAVGEIHLKTMPASTYRLLTGQEQPVFL from the exons ATGGACTCGGACGTTTGCTCTGCTGACCACCCGGGACCCGCCCCCTCAGAGACCCGGCAGTCCGACTCGGCCCTGGTTGACGTGGACTCCCCGGCCGTCGTCATCAGGCAGCCCGGCGCCGAGGCGGAGGATCTGGATTCCTACAACCCGATCGAACCTCCTCCTTTGGACTGGAGGTCAGACTCGTCCAGCGAGGCGGGTTCAGTGGACGACCTGGATGACCCCGGCTTCCCTCCGTCTGAGGACAGTCTGGACAAGGCCGGTCCAGATCGGCTGGTGTTGGTACCGCTGGATGCGAGTCAGACTGTGGTTCAGCCCGATGTAGACCAGCAAGAGGAGGTTGGAAACGACACGATTCAGGACGATGAGGAGGGAGGTGGAGGTGAGGAGACAGAGCAGGCAAAAGCTGAGGACGAGGTGGAGGTCGAAGCTGCAGAGGAACATGAGGGAGCTTCCAGGTTAGATGATGAAGACCACAGCCGCATCCATAGCCTCTTAAACCGGCTCCAGCTGATGGGGGAGGAGCCTCCTCCGAGCCGCCGGACCCCGCCTCACTTCGCCCAGCATCAGTACTCCGCCCTGTCCGATCTGGAGGCGTGCGCCCCCTCTCTAATCCCAGACGACAGTGAAACCACCGGTCTGCTGTTTTCTGAAAACCACCAGAGGGACCTGCTGGGACTCCTACAGTGCACGGACCTCAGCACTCCACCCCGTCCCCCCCGTGGGTCCAACAGAGGGGACGTGGATGCCGTGGTGTCCGTGTCCTACAGCCACAAGGACACGCAGAAGTACTGGGAGAATTATGGGAACGTTGACCAGCAGCGGCACAGAGATGACTCCCTCACCTCGCTGCCCGATGACGAGTATCCTGAGCCAGTGTGGATGAAGGTGGGGGAGGAGCCTccggaagaggaagaggaagaagcttCTGCAGTGACGGAG AGTGCTGATGATCATCCTGCGTATAAAGATG TGCCTGGTCCGTGTGATCCCGAAGACCTGCTGGACGGTGTGATTTTTGGTGCCAAATACCTGGGCTCGACTCAGATCAAATCAGACAAGAACCCGTCGACGAATGCCCGAATGACCCAGGCCCAGGAGGCTGTGGAACGCATCAAG GCTCCGGAGGGCGAGTCTCAGCCGATGACGGAGGTGGATCTGTTCATTTCCACCCAGAGAATCAAAGTGCTCACTGCTGACACACAG GAAGCCATGATGGATCACCCGCTGCAGATGATCTCTTACATCGCAGACATCGGTGACATCGTGGTTCTGATGGCGCGACGGAAACGTAAAGGGCAGGACGCCGACTCTTCATCTGCGTCTCAGAAGAAATGCTTAATGATCTGCCATGTGTTCACCTCTGACGAT GCCCAGACCATCGCCCAGGCCATCGGTCAAGCGTTCGGAGTCGCCTACCAGCAGTTTCTTCAAGCCAACGGCATCAAGGCCAGCGACCTGAGGCCCAGCGAGTACAGCGACTTCCTGGAGAATCAGGAGCTCTACAACGGAGACCTGGCCCACTTCTCAGACTCCCAGAACCTCAGAGAT GTGGTCATCACCAAGGCCCCCGGGGAGATCCTGGGTCTGGCCGTGGTGGAGTCCGGCTGGGGCTCCATCCTCCCCACCGTGGTGGTGGCCAACCTGCTTCATGGAGGACCGGCCGAGCGCTGCAGCGAGCTCAGCATCGGCGACCGCATCATGTCAGTAAACGGCACGAGTCTGGTGGGTTTACCCATCACCACCTGCCAGAACATCATCAGG GACTTGAAAAGCCAAAAGTATGTGAAGCTCAGCATTGTCCACTGCCCTCCTGTTACCATGGCGATTATCAGGAGACCAGATCCCAAGTTTCAACTGGGCTTCAGCGTGGAGGACGGCATC atctgcAGTCTGATGCGAGGCGGCATCGCAGAGAGAGGCGGCATCCGTGTCGGACACCGCATCATTGAAATCAATGGACAGAGCGTGGTTGCAATGCCGCACGAAAAGATCATCCAGACCCTGACGAACGCTGTGGGAGAG ATTCACCTGAAGACGATGCCAGCCTCAACTTACCGACTCCTCACAGGACAGGAGCAGCCAGTGTTTCTTTGA